A DNA window from Impatiens glandulifera chromosome 7, dImpGla2.1, whole genome shotgun sequence contains the following coding sequences:
- the LOC124945982 gene encoding 3-oxoacyl-[acyl-carrier-protein] synthase 3 A, chloroplastic-like, which produces MANASGLFSPAVPSLRKQIYPSISIYRSDLISAQVFTKRVVCSSTIELGSGLSPSESRLPKIVSKGCKLVGCGSAVPKLEVSNDDLSKFIDTSDEWISVRTGIRKRRILSGQESLTDLAVEAAKKALLMAETDPDDIDLIILCTSTPEDLFGGAPQIQKALGCKKNPLAFDITAACSGFILGLVTAASYIRGSGFNNVLVVGADSLSRIVDWNDRGTCILFGDAAGAVLVQSCSSDEDGLYSFDLHSDGEGQRNLNAKMKQNEVDDGLGSNGSALGFLRRRRPSSYSAIQMNGKEVFRFAVKSVPQSIESALGKAGLTSSNIDWLLLHQANQRIIDSVATRLEIPAERVISNLANYGNTSAASIPLALDEAVRSGKVRQGQTIAASGFGAGLTWGSAIVRWG; this is translated from the exons ATGGCAAATGCATCTGGGTTGTTTTCCCCAGCAGTCCCCAGTTTGAGGAAGCAGATTTATCCTTCTATTAGCATATATCGATCTGATTTAATTTCTGCCCAAGTATTCACCAAAAGAGTAGTATGCTCCAGCACCATTGAACTGGGTTCTGGTCTGTCTCCTTCAGAATCTCGACTCCCAAA GATAGTCAGTAAAGGCTGCAAACTTGTTGGATGTGGCTCTGCAGTCCCAAAACTTGAGGTTTCTAACGATGATCTTTCCAAATTCATTGATACTTCAGATGAATGGATATCTGTACGCACAGGGATCCGTAAAAGGCGAATTCTGTCTG GACAGGAGAGTTTGACTGATTTAGCTGTTGAGGCAGCAAAGAAAGCCCTCTTGATGGCAGAGACTGATCCTGATGATATCGATCTGATTATACTATGTACTTCAACCCCTGAGGATCTGTTTGGTGGTGCCCCTCAg ATTCAGAAGGCACTAGGCTGTAAGAAGAATCCACTTGCGTTTGACATTACAGCTGCTTGTAGCGGATTCATTCTTGGTCTTGTTACGGCTGCAAGTTATATTCGAG GAAGTGGCTTTAATAATGTTCTCGTTGTTGGGGCTGATTCTCTTTCGCGAATTGTGGATTGGAACGATAGAGGGACTTGTATTCTTTTTGGAGATGCTGCTGGTGCTGTTCTAGTTCAG TCTTGCAGTAGCGATGAGGATGGTTTATATTCATTTGACTTGCATAGCGATGGCGAAGGGCAAAG GAACTTGAATgcaaaaatgaaacaaaatgaaGTAGATGATGGTTTAGGCAGTAATGGTTCGGCCTTAGGGTTCCTCCGACGAAGAAGACCATCATCTTATTCGGCCATCCAGATGAATGGTAAGGAAGTGTTTAGATTTGCAGTTAAATCCGTGCCACAGTCAATCGAGTCTGCTCTTGGAAAGGCAGGTCTAACATCTTCTAACATTGATTGGTTGCTGCTTCACCAG GCAAATCAGAGGATTATTGATTCGGTTGCAACTAGATTAGAAATACCAGCAGAAAGGGTGATTTCGAACTTAGCAAACTATGGAAATACGAGTGCTGCATCAATTCCGTTGGCTCTGGATGAAGCTGTTCGGAGTGGGAAGGTTCGACAGGGCCAAACCATTGCAGCTTCGGGGTTCGGGGCTGGTTTAACATGGGGTTCGGCTATTGTAAGATGGGGATGA
- the LOC124910144 gene encoding acid beta-fructofuranosidase 2, vacuolar-like, translating into MWGNIVWGHAASTDLIHWIHLPTAMYPDQWYDSNGVWTGSTTKLPDGRLVVLYTGATDDFVQVQNLAYPANLSDPLLIDWVKYPGNPVIEPPQGVRDHDFRDPTTAWLTPQGKWRISIGSKHNRTGIALLYDTEDFKTFELLGQMLHGVSGTGMWECVDFYPVSKTKKVGLDTSENGDDVKHVVKTSLDDDRNDYYALGSYDDSGKWTPDDPKIDVGIGLRYDYGLFYASKTFFDDDKKRRVLWGWIPESDSVGADIKKGWASLQAVPRTVLYDKKTGSNLLQWPVEEIEKLRSKSWEFNHDLEPGCAVPLKVDDASQLDIVVELELDEESVKRANVETEPSDSCQGIGGGSSKRGALGPFGIMVSADKDLFEYTSLYFYISKSSNGDLNTFFCTDLTRSSEARDVLKPIYGSIVPVLKGEKLTMRILVIFFVFVSNRSR; encoded by the exons ATGTGGGGCAACATCGTTTGGGGACACGCGGCATCCACCGATTTGATCCACTGGATTCACCTTCCAACGGCTATGTACCCCGACCAATGGTACGACAGCAACGGTGTCTGGACCGGCTCCACCACTAAACTCCCCGACGGCCGTTTGGTCGTTCTCTACACCGGAGCCACCGATGATTTCGTGCAGGTCCAAAATCTAGCCTACCCCGCCAACCTGTCAGATCCCCTCCTCATCGATTGGGTCAAGTACCCCGGTAACCCGGTTATTGAACCCCCTCAAGGTGTCCGTGACCACGATTTTCGTGACCCGACAACCGCATGGCTTACTCCCCAAGGCAAGTGGCGGATCTCAATCGGGTCGAAGCATAATCGAACGGGTATTGCCTTATTATACGATACCGAAGATTTCAAAACGTTCGAGCTACTAGGCCAGATGCTCCATGGGGTGTCGGGCACGGGTATGTGGGAATGCGTGGACTTTTATCCGGTTTCCAAAACTAAGAAAGTCGGGTTGGATACGTCCGAAAACGGAGACGATGTAAAGCATGTGGTCAAGACTAGCCTTGACGATGATAGAAATGACTATTATGCCCTTGGTTCCTACGACGATAGTGGAAAATGGACCCCGGATGATCCTAAAATTGACGTTGGGATTGGACTTAGGTACGATTATGGGTTGTTCTACGCGTCAAAAACTTTTTTCGACGACGACAAAAAGAGGAGGGTATTATGGGGATGGATTCCCGAGAGCGATAGCGTAGGAGCCGACATTAAGAAGGGTTGGGCGTCTCTTCAG GCTGTCCCTCGAACGGTATTGTACGATAAGAAAACCGGGAGCAACTTGTTACAATGGCCGGTTGAAGAAATTGAGAAGTTGAGGTCTAAAAGTTGGGAATTTAACCATGATTTAGAACCGGGTTGCGCCGTGCCACTTAAAGTCGACGACGCATCCCAG TTGGATATTGTAGTGGAGTTAGAGTTAGATGAAGAATCTGTGAAGAGGGCAAATGTGGAAACTGAGCCTTCTGACAGCTGTCAAGGGATTGGAGGAGGATCATCCAAACGAGGTGCATTGGGGCCATTTGGTATAATGGTGTCGGCTGATAAGGACTTGTTTGAGTACACCTCCCTTTACTTTTACATTTCCAAATCAAGCAATGGcgatctcaacacctttttttgCACTGACCTAACAAG GTCTTCGGAGGCAAGGGATGTGCTGAAGCCAATATATGGAAGCATTGTTCCCGTTCTTAAGGGCGAGAAATTAACCATGAGAATCTTggtaatattttttgtttttgtttctaatCGATCGCGATAA